A window of Bacillus sp. E(2018) contains these coding sequences:
- a CDS encoding glycosyltransferase family 4 protein, with protein MKRILMLNTLPIINFDSKNKKKKTAGNQTLYNTLKGYSDNGISVTMITFCDVPKKDTPFPNIVIRRSIFYSFFNFLLKTKSRISGNFVRDKKNTAPTTDIKRTGSRVFLNFWEKVGYIEGLFYAWRINPDIIYGYEIYSTNLAKKIADKLELPVVSRFQGTELGFFIDDDAKFKSAICYIKGTQVSTDLIIMANDGTDGDKVLEKLNVDPSKTRFWVNGLHNKEKYIKFNKDINYRAKMNIPKDATIICTANRFVDWKRIDRIINVMDELEKINSKFYLVAIGDGPEKAALNELVKSLNLKNIIFTGALEHKDAIYHIANSDLYITLNHSGNLGNSILEALALGIVVCTLKNDSVENVLKDGYNSVLFTTTDEKDIANKLITLINDESKLEILKNNARIYAQQNLLSWTDRMKLEIGEVEKLEKK; from the coding sequence ATGAAACGTATCTTAATGCTAAATACACTACCTATCATTAATTTTGACAGTAAAAATAAAAAAAAGAAAACAGCTGGAAATCAAACTTTATATAATACTTTAAAGGGTTATAGTGATAACGGTATTTCTGTAACAATGATTACATTTTGCGATGTTCCCAAAAAAGATACCCCTTTCCCTAATATTGTAATAAGACGCTCCATTTTTTACAGTTTTTTTAATTTTTTGCTAAAAACCAAAAGTAGAATTTCAGGTAATTTCGTTAGAGATAAGAAAAACACTGCTCCTACAACTGATATTAAAAGAACTGGATCAAGAGTATTTTTAAACTTTTGGGAAAAGGTTGGCTATATTGAAGGCTTATTTTATGCATGGAGGATTAATCCAGATATTATATATGGCTACGAAATATATAGTACTAACTTAGCTAAAAAAATTGCAGATAAACTGGAATTGCCAGTAGTTTCACGCTTTCAAGGTACTGAATTAGGTTTTTTTATAGACGATGATGCTAAATTTAAATCCGCTATTTGTTATATCAAGGGAACACAAGTAAGTACAGATTTAATAATAATGGCGAATGATGGAACTGATGGTGATAAAGTTTTGGAAAAATTAAATGTAGACCCTAGTAAAACAAGGTTCTGGGTGAATGGGCTGCATAATAAAGAGAAATATATCAAATTTAATAAAGACATTAACTACCGTGCAAAGATGAATATACCGAAAGATGCTACTATTATTTGTACTGCTAATAGATTTGTAGACTGGAAAAGAATAGATAGAATTATTAATGTGATGGATGAGCTAGAGAAAATTAATTCAAAATTCTATTTAGTTGCAATTGGTGATGGACCGGAAAAAGCTGCTTTAAATGAGTTAGTGAAATCTTTGAATCTAAAAAATATTATATTTACAGGAGCTTTGGAACATAAAGATGCTATCTATCATATTGCAAACTCAGATTTATACATTACCCTCAATCATAGTGGAAACCTTGGGAATTCAATTTTAGAAGCATTAGCTCTCGGTATTGTAGTTTGCACACTTAAAAATGATAGTGTAGAAAATGTTTTAAAAGATGGTTATAATTCTGTACTTTTTACAACAACTGATGAAAAAGATATCGCTAATAAACTGATTACTTTAATTAATGACGAAAGTAAATTAGAGATATTAAAAAATAATGCGCGTATATATGCTCAACAAAATTTATTATCCTGGACAGATAGAATGAAATTGGAAATAGGTGAAGTAGAAAAGTTAGAAAAAAAATAA
- a CDS encoding glycosyltransferase family 1 protein: MIKILHVVSGLGSGGVETMLYNYYLIMDRTKIQFDFIVHDPNYGELESKFENLGCKIYHVTPKKDSFIKNANELYQIIHNGKYDIVHSHQNLSSFLALLIAKITKVRVRIAHSHVWYIYESWFQKLTRYPFKLLTKYFSTDWFACSKDASEWLFGDKENSNRLYIINNAIDIQKYQFNDETRKEVRSYYGWEDNFVVGNVARFFPEKNHSFLIDIFKEIHNDCPNAILLLIGGEGNDDNLRNKVNHLGLSDKILFFGVRNDVHILMQAMDVFILPSKFEGFGMVFVESQAASLKTYASTAVPTETKITDLIEYISLNDSPSLWAKKVLSNHQKYERHSVFKDLINSGFDIKSEALKLTNIYQSIYYDSNRN, translated from the coding sequence ATGATAAAAATATTACATGTTGTCTCAGGTTTAGGTAGTGGGGGTGTAGAAACAATGTTATACAACTACTATTTAATTATGGATCGAACTAAAATTCAATTTGATTTCATAGTTCATGATCCAAATTATGGGGAATTAGAGAGTAAGTTTGAAAATCTAGGTTGTAAAATATATCATGTCACGCCAAAAAAAGATTCGTTTATAAAAAATGCCAATGAATTATATCAAATAATACATAATGGTAAGTATGATATTGTCCACAGTCACCAAAATTTATCTTCTTTCTTAGCACTGTTAATAGCAAAGATCACTAAGGTAAGAGTTAGAATTGCTCATAGCCATGTATGGTATATTTATGAATCATGGTTTCAAAAGTTAACTAGATATCCATTTAAATTATTAACTAAGTATTTTTCCACTGATTGGTTTGCTTGTTCTAAAGATGCTAGTGAATGGCTCTTTGGAGATAAAGAAAACAGTAACAGACTTTACATTATTAATAATGCTATAGATATACAGAAATACCAGTTTAATGATGAAACACGTAAAGAAGTTAGAAGTTATTATGGTTGGGAAGATAATTTTGTTGTAGGAAATGTAGCTCGTTTTTTCCCTGAAAAGAACCATAGTTTTCTAATTGATATATTTAAGGAGATTCATAATGATTGTCCAAATGCAATTCTTCTCCTAATAGGAGGAGAGGGGAATGATGATAATTTAAGAAATAAGGTTAACCACTTAGGGCTTTCGGATAAAATCTTATTTTTCGGTGTAAGAAATGACGTACATATACTAATGCAAGCTATGGACGTTTTTATATTACCATCTAAATTTGAGGGATTTGGGATGGTTTTTGTAGAGTCTCAAGCGGCAAGTTTAAAGACTTATGCTAGTACTGCTGTTCCAACAGAAACAAAAATTACAGATTTAATTGAATATATTTCACTAAATGATTCTCCGAGTTTATGGGCAAAAAAAGTTTTAAGCAATCATCAAAAATATGAAAGACATTCTGTTTTTAAGGATTTAATTAATTCGGGTTTTGACATAAAAAGTGAAGCTTTAAAATTAACAAACATCTATCAATCAATATATTATGATAGTAATAGAAATTGA
- a CDS encoding glycosyltransferase family 4 protein, translated as MKKVLFVHDGPIYQSDTNKYYGVDYNTELKNRYLYLGDHITFLMRVKNLKTGMNLSYIEEDRFGVIPVPDFKSVKQHFTKKNEAKKVIELAVTSHDFLIIRLPSSIGLLAWEYAMKHSKPYIIELVACPWDGYISHSLLGKVVAPQMYLNTKKIVRNSPYVMYVSNDFLQQRYPTSGNKLSCSDVTLPNLCEKNLMQRIEKIKNMKKGNPIVIGTVGSVAMKYKGQQYVIKAIQMLKKEGYNIEYHLVGGGDNSFLKRIAKRYDVENNIKYYGTLSHDKVIEFMKKIDIYIQPSNVESHGRVIIEAFSSACPVIGSSTGGIPELVVPRYIFKRKNVQDLARKIKNLIQSDLIEIGKANFYIAREFEQDKLNKKRFLFYDEFMKQEG; from the coding sequence ATGAAAAAAGTGCTATTTGTTCATGATGGTCCCATATATCAATCTGATACCAATAAATATTATGGTGTTGATTACAATACGGAATTGAAAAATAGATATCTATATTTAGGTGATCATATTACTTTTCTAATGAGGGTAAAAAATTTAAAAACTGGAATGAATCTTTCATATATAGAAGAAGATAGGTTTGGCGTTATTCCAGTTCCAGATTTTAAATCTGTGAAGCAACATTTTACTAAAAAAAATGAAGCTAAGAAAGTAATAGAGCTAGCTGTTACCTCTCATGATTTTCTTATTATAAGATTGCCAAGTTCTATAGGATTACTTGCATGGGAATATGCAATGAAACACTCTAAACCATATATTATTGAACTAGTTGCTTGCCCTTGGGATGGTTACATTTCCCATAGTTTACTAGGGAAGGTTGTTGCACCTCAGATGTATTTAAATACAAAGAAAATAGTACGTAATTCACCATATGTAATGTATGTATCTAATGATTTTTTACAACAGAGGTACCCAACAAGCGGGAATAAATTGTCATGTTCAGATGTTACATTGCCAAATCTATGTGAAAAGAATTTGATGCAAAGAATAGAGAAAATAAAAAATATGAAAAAAGGTAATCCAATTGTTATAGGCACTGTTGGATCAGTTGCAATGAAATATAAGGGTCAACAATATGTTATAAAAGCAATTCAAATGTTGAAAAAAGAGGGATATAACATAGAATATCACCTAGTTGGTGGAGGAGATAATTCTTTTTTAAAACGGATAGCCAAAAGATATGATGTAGAAAATAATATTAAATATTATGGTACATTATCTCATGACAAAGTAATTGAGTTTATGAAAAAGATAGACATCTATATACAGCCCAGTAATGTTGAGTCACATGGAAGAGTTATTATCGAGGCTTTCAGTTCGGCTTGTCCAGTAATAGGATCTTCAACTGGAGGAATACCAGAGTTAGTGGTGCCAAGATATATATTTAAAAGAAAAAATGTTCAAGACTTAGCTAGAAAAATAAAGAATTTAATACAAAGCGACTTGATTGAAATAGGCAAGGCAAATTTCTATATAGCTAGAGAATTTGAACAGGATAAGCTAAATAAAAAGAGGTTTTTATTCTATGATGAATTTATGAAACAAGAGGGATAA
- a CDS encoding glycosyltransferase family 4 protein, translated as MKKILIVSTVSRQFYLFEQGNIEVLKSLGFEVHAAANFSDANKRLDALEITRHHFDIQRSPISLKNLKAYRQLLDIMKSEKFDVIHCHSPMGGVITRIAAKFLSISPVIYTAHGFHFYKGAPIINWAIYYPVEWFLSKYTNHIITINMEDFNKAKEFKADRIHYVPGIGVDTSKFNKTTITRNEKRNELGVSENTIVLLSIGEMIKRKNHETALRALAKLENQNFVYLICGKGELEGFLKNLAVSLGIQEKVRFLGFRNDVNEICIASDVLLFPSYQEGLPVSVMEGMAAGLPIVCSEIRGNTDLVEDGIGGYLLKPNDIKGFSQAIDSMITSKEKRRNMGKYNQEKVLLFDKGNVKKIMNKLYGQWG; from the coding sequence ATGAAGAAAATTCTTATTGTCTCAACAGTAAGTAGGCAATTCTATTTATTTGAACAAGGAAATATAGAGGTTCTTAAATCACTTGGGTTTGAGGTGCATGCTGCAGCTAATTTTAGTGATGCTAATAAAAGACTAGATGCTTTAGAAATTACGAGGCATCATTTCGATATACAGCGGTCGCCTATATCATTAAAAAATTTAAAAGCATATAGGCAGCTCTTAGATATAATGAAATCTGAAAAATTCGATGTAATACATTGTCACTCTCCAATGGGTGGGGTAATTACTCGTATTGCTGCAAAGTTCTTAAGTATCTCTCCTGTAATATATACTGCTCATGGATTTCATTTCTATAAAGGAGCACCCATCATTAACTGGGCAATTTACTATCCTGTTGAATGGTTTTTATCAAAGTATACAAATCATATTATTACTATAAATATGGAAGATTTTAATAAAGCGAAAGAATTTAAAGCAGACCGAATTCATTATGTTCCAGGAATTGGCGTAGATACGAGTAAGTTTAATAAAACAACGATTACTCGTAATGAGAAACGTAATGAATTAGGTGTGTCTGAAAACACGATCGTTTTACTTTCCATTGGCGAAATGATTAAACGAAAAAACCATGAGACTGCTTTAAGGGCTTTAGCAAAATTAGAAAATCAAAATTTTGTTTATTTAATTTGTGGAAAAGGTGAGTTAGAAGGCTTCTTAAAAAACCTCGCTGTTTCCCTTGGGATTCAGGAGAAAGTAAGGTTTTTGGGTTTTAGAAATGATGTTAATGAAATATGCATTGCTTCAGATGTTTTATTGTTTCCCTCCTACCAGGAAGGATTACCTGTATCAGTAATGGAGGGGATGGCTGCAGGTCTTCCAATTGTATGCTCAGAAATTAGAGGTAACACAGACTTGGTTGAAGATGGAATCGGGGGCTATCTTCTCAAACCAAATGATATTAAGGGCTTTAGTCAGGCCATTGATAGTATGATTACATCTAAAGAAAAGCGAAGGAATATGGGGAAGTATAATCAAGAAAAAGTTTTGCTATTTGATAAAGGTAATGTTAAAAAAATCATGAATAAATTGTACGGTCAATGGGGGTAG
- a CDS encoding GNAT family N-acetyltransferase, with protein MINNEESVILNKMRWDTEFFGVTSAKVTLNKTLTLNEWDELKTRFKDYQFISIMNKNSEPINAQFIGKDTSAFLADINVQYEKNLVGLDEKPKKITIHRALEHNDQIIEIADFQFSKFTEDPELAKRGGDKVYQQWLINSFRKSDKLYALSKDELGVINGFLLFSFADNVCVIELIAVSKKETKGGIGSSLFRAVEYEVYQEGIKKIKVGTQVRNLGAINFYQKVGCKQVGCHQVFHLWNL; from the coding sequence ATGATAAATAATGAAGAGTCAGTGATCTTAAATAAAATGAGATGGGATACAGAGTTTTTTGGTGTTACAAGTGCTAAAGTTACTCTGAATAAAACTCTTACATTAAATGAATGGGATGAATTAAAGACTAGATTTAAGGATTATCAATTTATATCAATCATGAATAAGAACTCTGAACCTATTAATGCACAGTTCATTGGGAAAGACACATCAGCATTTTTAGCAGATATAAATGTGCAATATGAAAAAAACCTAGTAGGTTTAGATGAAAAACCCAAGAAAATTACAATACACAGAGCATTAGAACATAATGATCAAATAATTGAAATAGCAGATTTTCAGTTTTCGAAATTCACAGAGGACCCTGAATTAGCCAAACGAGGTGGAGATAAAGTCTATCAACAATGGCTAATTAATTCTTTTAGAAAGTCAGATAAGTTATATGCATTATCTAAGGATGAATTAGGTGTTATAAATGGTTTTTTATTATTTTCATTTGCAGATAATGTATGTGTAATTGAGCTAATTGCGGTATCTAAAAAAGAGACTAAAGGTGGCATTGGTTCTAGCCTCTTTAGGGCAGTAGAATATGAAGTATATCAAGAAGGTATTAAAAAAATTAAAGTTGGCACCCAAGTACGAAACTTAGGTGCAATTAACTTTTATCAAAAAGTTGGTTGTAAACAAGTAGGGTGTCATCAGGTCTTTCATTTGTGGAATTTATAA
- a CDS encoding sugar transferase, translating to MYKYFFKRVFDLILALIALPFWFIILIIVGTIIFFQDKGTIFYNAPRLGKGGKVFKMYKLRSMKMNAPDLRNDDGSTFNSEDDPRLTKIGKFIRKTSLDETPQLLNIIKGDMSIIGPRPDLPEHRELYEGNEERKLEIRPGVTGFNQAYFRNTVPWKVRIQNDIYYIDHLSWCLDIKIFIKTAKSVLKREDVFVTKHKKSN from the coding sequence ATGTATAAGTATTTTTTTAAAAGAGTATTTGATTTAATACTAGCGTTAATAGCCTTACCATTCTGGTTTATTATTCTAATTATTGTAGGGACAATTATATTCTTTCAAGACAAAGGCACAATTTTTTATAACGCACCACGACTGGGCAAAGGCGGAAAAGTGTTTAAAATGTATAAATTAAGATCCATGAAGATGAATGCTCCTGACCTAAGAAATGATGATGGATCAACTTTTAATTCGGAGGATGATCCTAGATTAACCAAAATAGGAAAGTTTATCCGTAAAACGAGTCTTGATGAAACACCACAGCTGTTAAATATTATTAAGGGTGATATGAGTATTATTGGTCCTAGACCTGATTTACCAGAACATCGGGAATTATATGAGGGTAACGAGGAAAGAAAGCTTGAAATTAGGCCAGGTGTTACGGGATTTAATCAAGCATACTTTAGAAACACTGTGCCTTGGAAAGTAAGAATTCAAAATGATATTTACTATATTGATCATCTTTCTTGGTGCCTGGATATTAAGATATTTATCAAAACAGCTAAATCTGTTCTGAAGCGTGAAGATGTATTTGTTACAAAGCATAAAAAATCAAATTAA